One stretch of Nocardioides perillae DNA includes these proteins:
- a CDS encoding TIGR00300 family protein, giving the protein MTTTETVEITGHLMDHGLLSLVLDDIREYGGDYTIDRFDVGRETDDPSHAVITVIADDDEALQRTLMRLQTRGVNQVDPGEAEVATATRDGVFPDRFYSTTNLPTRVRVEGRWLEVGNPEMDCGLVLERDEQGQPARVSTLPMSDVRAGMEVVTGASGVRVTLPTPDKSAEAFGFMESEVSSEKPQAVLVRQVADGMREAKAQGKKVLWVGGPGVVHTGAAPAMVAMVQAGFVDVLFAGNALATHDIESALYGTSLGVDLAQGRGVEHGHEHHIRAINTIRQEGSIAAAVESGVLGGGIMHALVTHGKEFVLVGSVRDDGPLPDVHTDVIEGQRAMRAALPDVGFCLMVATMLHSVATGNILPASIPLVCVDINPATVTKLTDRGSSQARGIVTDVGLFLEQLAGELVPDYRR; this is encoded by the coding sequence GTGACCACCACCGAGACCGTCGAGATCACCGGCCACCTCATGGACCACGGGCTGCTCAGCCTGGTCCTCGACGACATCCGCGAGTACGGCGGCGACTACACGATCGACCGCTTCGACGTGGGCCGCGAGACCGACGACCCCTCCCACGCGGTGATCACCGTCATCGCCGACGACGACGAGGCGCTGCAGCGCACCCTGATGCGGCTGCAGACCCGCGGCGTCAACCAGGTCGACCCCGGCGAGGCGGAGGTGGCCACGGCGACGCGGGACGGCGTCTTCCCCGACCGCTTCTACTCCACCACCAACCTGCCCACGCGGGTGCGCGTCGAGGGCCGCTGGCTCGAGGTCGGCAACCCCGAGATGGACTGCGGTCTCGTGCTCGAGCGCGACGAGCAGGGTCAGCCCGCCCGGGTGTCGACCCTGCCGATGAGCGACGTCCGCGCCGGCATGGAGGTCGTCACCGGCGCCTCGGGCGTGCGGGTGACCCTGCCGACGCCCGACAAGAGCGCCGAGGCCTTCGGCTTCATGGAGTCCGAGGTGTCCTCGGAGAAGCCCCAGGCTGTGCTGGTGCGGCAGGTGGCCGACGGCATGCGCGAGGCCAAGGCGCAGGGCAAGAAGGTGCTGTGGGTCGGCGGGCCCGGCGTCGTCCACACCGGCGCGGCCCCCGCGATGGTCGCGATGGTGCAGGCCGGCTTCGTCGACGTGCTCTTCGCCGGCAACGCGCTGGCCACGCACGACATCGAGTCCGCGCTCTACGGCACCTCGCTCGGCGTCGACCTGGCCCAGGGCCGCGGCGTGGAGCACGGCCACGAGCACCACATCCGCGCCATCAACACCATCCGCCAGGAGGGCTCGATCGCCGCGGCCGTCGAGTCCGGCGTGCTCGGCGGCGGGATCATGCACGCGCTGGTCACCCACGGCAAGGAGTTCGTGCTGGTGGGCTCGGTGCGCGACGACGGCCCGCTGCCCGACGTGCACACCGACGTGATCGAGGGTCAGCGCGCCATGCGCGCCGCACTGCCCGACGTCGGCTTCTGCCTCATGGTCGCGACCATGCTGCACTCGGTGGCGACCGGCAACATCCTGCCCGCCTCGATCCCGCTGGTGTGCGTCGACATCAACCCCGCGACGGTGACCAAGCTGACCGACCGCGGCTCCTCGCAGGCGCGCGGCATCGTCACCGACGTGGGCCTCTTCCTCGAGCAGCTCGCCGGCGAGCTCGTCCCCGACTACCGCCGGTAG
- a CDS encoding ROK family protein, whose amino-acid sequence MNPGCVVGVDVGGTKVVAGVVVEGRVQRVARRATPGRRVDVRLVEAAVVEAVREAAGGEPLAAVGVAAAGFVDAAGEHVVFAPHLPWRGEPVRTRFSELLGVPVVLENDATAAAYAEATSGAARGLDPALVVTLGTGIGGGVVVGGRVVRGASGMAGEFGHAQVVPEGRPCECGGRGCWEQYCSGRALVRADHEQRGGASDPLTGPQVTTAAAAGDPAARHAFEEVGTWLGVGLANLAAALDPAVLVVGGGVSAAGDLLLDPARAALERALVGAAHRRVPPVVRAVHGPEAGLVGAAALAAERYRR is encoded by the coding sequence GTGAACCCGGGCTGCGTCGTCGGCGTCGACGTCGGCGGCACCAAGGTGGTGGCCGGGGTGGTGGTCGAGGGCCGCGTGCAGCGCGTCGCCCGCCGCGCGACCCCGGGTCGCCGCGTCGACGTGCGCCTGGTCGAGGCGGCCGTGGTCGAGGCGGTGCGGGAGGCCGCCGGCGGTGAGCCGCTGGCGGCGGTCGGTGTCGCCGCGGCCGGTTTCGTCGACGCCGCCGGCGAGCACGTGGTCTTCGCGCCGCACCTGCCGTGGCGCGGCGAGCCCGTGCGCACGCGGTTCTCCGAGCTGCTCGGTGTGCCGGTCGTGCTCGAGAACGACGCGACGGCCGCGGCGTACGCCGAGGCGACGTCGGGTGCGGCGCGCGGGCTCGACCCGGCGCTGGTGGTCACCCTCGGCACCGGCATCGGCGGCGGCGTGGTCGTCGGCGGGCGGGTGGTGCGGGGGGCCAGCGGCATGGCCGGGGAGTTCGGCCACGCCCAGGTGGTGCCCGAGGGTCGTCCCTGCGAGTGCGGAGGTCGCGGGTGCTGGGAGCAGTACTGCAGCGGGCGGGCGCTGGTGCGCGCCGACCACGAGCAGCGTGGAGGGGCGTCCGACCCGCTGACGGGGCCGCAGGTCACGACGGCGGCCGCGGCCGGTGACCCCGCCGCCCGGCACGCGTTCGAGGAGGTCGGCACCTGGCTCGGCGTGGGCCTGGCGAACCTCGCGGCGGCGCTCGACCCCGCGGTGCTGGTGGTCGGCGGCGGGGTGTCGGCCGCGGGCGACCTGCTGCTCGACCCGGCGCGCGCGGCGCTCGAGCGGGCGCTGGTGGGCGCGGCGCACCGCAGGGTCCCGCCGGTGGTGCGGGCCGTGCACGGCCCCGAGGCCGGCCTGGTCGGCGCGGCGGCGCTCGCCGCCGAGCGCTACCGGCGGTAG
- a CDS encoding ROK family glucokinase, whose amino-acid sequence MTDLTCGVDVGGTKIAAGLVDEAGRISGASRVPTPAGDARALARAVAGLVRGLEADLAPGDRITGVGVGAAGFVDRTRSRVLFAPNIAWRDEDLRSVLEEEAGLPVVVENDANAAAWGEFVLGAGRDVDDLLLVTVGTGVGGGLVLDGELYRGAFGVAAEIGHLRVVPGGLPCGCGNLGCWEQYASGSALVRTAREAVATGDPGSSPLLERAGGAVEAITGPMVTAAAHDGDPLAVRLVTDLGRWLGEGIASLTAVLDPAVAVVGGGVSESGDLFLDAVRQGFREQLTGRLHRPELEIRPAELGNDAGLIGAADLARQRPRT is encoded by the coding sequence ATGACCGACCTGACCTGCGGCGTCGACGTGGGCGGCACCAAGATCGCCGCCGGCCTCGTCGACGAGGCCGGCCGGATCAGCGGCGCCTCGCGGGTGCCGACCCCCGCCGGTGACGCCCGCGCGCTCGCCCGCGCCGTGGCCGGGCTCGTGCGCGGGCTCGAGGCCGACCTCGCCCCGGGCGACCGCATCACCGGGGTCGGCGTGGGCGCCGCGGGGTTCGTCGACCGCACCCGCTCGCGGGTGCTCTTCGCGCCCAACATCGCCTGGCGCGACGAGGACCTCCGCAGCGTGCTCGAGGAGGAGGCCGGGCTGCCGGTCGTCGTGGAGAACGACGCCAACGCCGCGGCCTGGGGCGAGTTCGTGCTCGGGGCCGGTCGCGACGTCGACGACCTGCTGCTGGTCACCGTCGGCACCGGCGTCGGCGGCGGCCTCGTGCTCGACGGCGAGCTCTACCGCGGCGCGTTCGGCGTCGCCGCCGAGATCGGACACCTGCGCGTCGTGCCCGGCGGGCTGCCCTGCGGCTGCGGCAACCTGGGCTGCTGGGAGCAGTACGCCTCGGGCTCGGCCCTCGTGCGCACCGCGCGGGAGGCGGTCGCGACCGGTGACCCCGGCTCCTCGCCCCTGCTCGAGCGGGCCGGCGGCGCGGTCGAGGCCATCACCGGCCCGATGGTCACCGCGGCCGCCCACGACGGCGACCCCCTCGCCGTGCGGCTGGTGACCGACCTCGGCCGCTGGCTGGGTGAGGGGATCGCCTCGCTGACCGCCGTGCTCGACCCGGCGGTCGCCGTCGTCGGAGGCGGGGTGTCGGAGTCCGGCGACCTCTTCCTCGACGCCGTGCGGCAGGGCTTCCGCGAGCAGCTGACCGGGCGGCTGCACCGCCCCGAGCTGGAGATCCGCCCCGCCGAGCTCGGCAACGACGCCGGCCTGATCGGCGCCGCCGACCTCGCCCGCCAGCGCCCGCGCACGTGA
- a CDS encoding TRC40/GET3/ArsA family transport-energizing ATPase, with the protein MRILLLTGKGGVGKSTVAAGTAALAAAGGLRTLVLSTDAAHSLADAYAVPVGPEPTEVVPHLWVQQVDTQRRFEQSWADVQRYLLQVLDVVGVDPVTAEELTVIPGADEVLALLELRLQVLAGGWDVVVVDCAPTAETLRLLALPEALGWYVRRVLPPQRRVVKALRPVLTRAAGVPMPEDDVFGALERLHAELDEVRAMLTGPDASVRLVLTPEQVVLAEARRCWTSLSLYGYRVDGVVANRVFPEEGADAWRRSWVEAQAAVLAEVGESFAGLPLWRAPYLPGEPVGVEALAAVARELYGDDDPLALPGSAGPFHVDRSSDGGAVLRLALPHVSRADVDLARNGDELVVTVASHRRLLTLPTSLARLRVAGARVEQGELRVRFVEGAA; encoded by the coding sequence GTGCGGATCCTGCTCCTCACCGGCAAGGGCGGCGTCGGCAAGTCGACGGTCGCCGCAGGCACGGCGGCCCTCGCCGCGGCCGGCGGCCTGCGCACCCTCGTGCTCTCGACCGACGCGGCGCACTCCCTCGCCGACGCGTACGCCGTCCCCGTCGGCCCCGAGCCGACCGAGGTCGTGCCGCACCTGTGGGTGCAGCAGGTCGACACCCAGCGCCGCTTCGAGCAGAGCTGGGCCGACGTGCAGCGCTACCTGCTGCAGGTGCTCGACGTCGTGGGCGTCGACCCGGTCACCGCCGAGGAGCTCACCGTCATCCCCGGCGCCGACGAGGTGCTGGCACTGCTCGAGCTGCGGTTGCAGGTGCTCGCCGGCGGCTGGGACGTCGTCGTCGTCGACTGCGCCCCCACGGCGGAGACGCTGCGGCTGCTGGCGCTGCCCGAGGCCCTCGGCTGGTACGTCCGCCGCGTGCTGCCGCCCCAGCGGCGCGTCGTGAAGGCGCTGCGCCCGGTCCTCACCCGCGCCGCGGGCGTGCCGATGCCCGAGGACGACGTCTTCGGGGCGCTCGAGCGCCTGCACGCCGAGCTCGACGAGGTGCGCGCCATGCTCACCGGCCCGGACGCGAGCGTGCGGCTGGTGCTGACCCCCGAGCAGGTCGTCCTCGCCGAGGCGCGCCGCTGCTGGACCAGCCTGTCGCTCTACGGCTACCGCGTCGACGGCGTGGTCGCCAACCGCGTCTTCCCCGAGGAGGGCGCCGACGCCTGGCGCCGCTCGTGGGTCGAGGCCCAGGCCGCCGTGCTCGCCGAGGTCGGCGAGTCCTTCGCGGGGCTGCCGCTCTGGCGCGCGCCCTACCTGCCCGGAGAACCGGTCGGCGTCGAGGCGCTCGCAGCGGTCGCCCGCGAGCTCTACGGCGACGACGACCCGCTGGCCCTGCCCGGGTCCGCCGGGCCCTTCCACGTCGACCGCTCCTCCGACGGCGGGGCGGTCCTGCGCCTGGCGCTGCCGCACGTCAGCCGGGCCGACGTCGACCTCGCCCGCAACGGCGACGAGCTGGTCGTCACCGTGGCCTCCCACCGGCGGCTGCTGACGCTGCCCACGTCCCTGGCCCGGTTGCGGGTCGCGGGGGCCCGGGTCGAGCAGGGCGAGCTGCGCGTGCGCTTCGTCGAGGGCGCGGCGTGA
- a CDS encoding SRPBCC family protein: MAEQTTSSIVIGAPPAAVMAVIADFESYPAWAKGVKRTEVRASGPDGRAEQVFFALDVAPIKDEYTLAYTWDGDREVTWTLVEGNLLRALDGAYVLRDLGDGRTEVTYRLALDVSIPLIGMLKRKGEKILIDTALKGLEKRVEQLA; this comes from the coding sequence ATGGCCGAGCAGACCACCTCCTCGATCGTGATCGGGGCCCCTCCGGCCGCGGTCATGGCGGTGATCGCGGACTTCGAGTCCTACCCCGCGTGGGCGAAGGGCGTGAAGCGCACCGAGGTCCGCGCGAGCGGCCCCGACGGCCGCGCCGAGCAGGTGTTCTTCGCCCTCGACGTCGCGCCGATCAAGGACGAGTACACCCTGGCCTACACCTGGGACGGCGACCGCGAGGTCACCTGGACCCTCGTCGAGGGCAACCTGCTGCGCGCCCTCGACGGCGCCTACGTGCTGCGCGACCTCGGCGACGGTCGCACCGAGGTCACCTACCGCCTCGCGCTCGACGTGAGCATCCCGCTGATCGGCATGCTCAAGCGCAAGGGGGAGAAGATCCTCATCGACACCGCGCTGAAGGGTCTCGAGAAGCGCGTCGAGCAGCTCGCCTGA
- a CDS encoding AMP-binding protein, whose translation MREYSTPLDRSRGVVPATGNLTDDVVANARDHGDEAVLARRGADGVWHDVTAAQFLAEVRGVAKGLVAAGVQPGDRVALLSRTRYEWTLLDYATWFAGAVGVPVYETSSSDQLGWILEDSGATAVVVETRGHASRVAPHRERLPDLHHVWTIDDGAVDVLTRLGGDVSDAELEARRTRATPLDLATLVYTSGTTGRPKGCELTHGNFLVELGVAVDELDELFEAEGASTLLFLPLAHVFARIVQVGCVKARVRLGHSADAARLVEDLGDFRPTFVLAVPRVFEKVFNTASQRAAADGRGALFDRAAETAIAWSKAIDKGRPSPVLRARHAFFSRVVYGRLRQALGGRCQYAVSGGAPLGERLGHFYRGIGLTVLEGYGLTESTAALTVNLPDAQKVGTVGRPLPGTAVRVADDGELLFRGGQVFSGYWRNEEATAEVLGRDGWLRTGDVGEVDDEGFVRITGRKKEILVTAGGKNVAPAVLEDRLRAHALVSQCMVVGDGRPFVAALVTIDDEVFEAWAAQRGKTGRVADHVEDPDLLAAVQDAVDDANAAVSKAEAIRRFAVLPEDWTEEAGHLTPSLKLRRAVVLREHRHEVDALYR comes from the coding sequence GTGCGTGAGTACTCCACCCCTCTCGACCGCTCGCGCGGCGTCGTCCCGGCGACCGGCAACCTCACCGACGACGTCGTGGCGAACGCCCGCGACCACGGGGACGAGGCCGTCCTCGCGCGCCGCGGGGCCGACGGGGTGTGGCACGACGTCACGGCCGCGCAGTTCCTCGCCGAGGTGCGGGGGGTGGCGAAGGGCCTGGTCGCAGCCGGCGTCCAGCCCGGCGACCGCGTCGCCCTGCTCTCGCGCACCCGCTACGAGTGGACCCTGCTCGACTACGCCACCTGGTTCGCCGGCGCCGTCGGCGTGCCCGTCTACGAGACCTCCTCCAGCGACCAGCTGGGGTGGATCCTCGAGGACTCCGGCGCGACCGCGGTCGTCGTGGAGACCCGCGGGCACGCCTCGCGGGTGGCACCCCACCGCGAGCGCCTGCCCGACCTGCACCACGTCTGGACGATCGACGACGGGGCCGTCGACGTGCTCACCCGCCTCGGGGGCGACGTGTCCGACGCCGAGCTCGAGGCGCGGCGCACGCGTGCCACCCCGCTCGACCTGGCGACCCTCGTCTACACCTCCGGCACCACCGGCCGCCCCAAGGGCTGCGAGCTCACCCACGGCAACTTCCTCGTCGAGCTCGGGGTGGCCGTCGACGAGCTCGACGAGCTCTTCGAGGCCGAGGGCGCCTCGACCCTGCTCTTCCTCCCGCTCGCCCACGTCTTCGCGCGGATCGTGCAGGTCGGCTGCGTCAAGGCCCGGGTCCGGCTCGGCCACAGCGCCGACGCGGCGCGGCTCGTCGAGGACCTCGGGGACTTCCGGCCGACCTTCGTGCTCGCGGTCCCGCGCGTCTTCGAGAAGGTCTTCAACACCGCCTCGCAGCGCGCCGCGGCCGACGGTCGCGGCGCGCTCTTCGACCGCGCGGCCGAGACCGCGATCGCCTGGTCCAAGGCGATCGACAAGGGGCGCCCCTCCCCCGTGCTGCGCGCCCGCCACGCGTTCTTCTCGCGCGTGGTCTACGGCCGGCTGCGCCAGGCGCTCGGCGGCCGCTGCCAGTACGCCGTGTCCGGCGGTGCACCCCTCGGTGAGCGGCTGGGCCACTTCTACCGCGGCATCGGCCTCACGGTGCTCGAGGGCTACGGCCTCACCGAGAGCACGGCCGCGCTGACGGTCAACCTGCCCGACGCCCAGAAGGTCGGCACGGTCGGGCGCCCGCTGCCCGGCACGGCGGTGCGGGTCGCCGACGACGGCGAGCTGCTCTTCCGCGGCGGCCAGGTCTTCTCCGGCTACTGGCGCAACGAGGAGGCCACCGCCGAGGTGCTGGGTCGCGACGGCTGGCTGCGCACCGGCGACGTCGGCGAGGTCGACGACGAGGGCTTCGTGCGCATCACCGGCCGCAAGAAGGAGATCCTCGTGACCGCCGGCGGCAAGAACGTCGCTCCCGCGGTCCTGGAGGACCGGTTGCGCGCCCACGCCCTGGTCTCGCAGTGCATGGTGGTCGGCGACGGACGGCCCTTCGTCGCGGCCCTGGTGACCATCGACGACGAGGTCTTCGAGGCCTGGGCCGCGCAGCGCGGCAAGACCGGGCGCGTCGCCGACCACGTCGAGGACCCCGACCTGCTCGCGGCCGTCCAGGACGCCGTCGACGACGCCAACGCGGCGGTGTCGAAGGCCGAGGCCATCCGCAGGTTCGCCGTGCTGCCGGAGGACTGGACCGAGGAGGCCGGCCACCTGACGCCGAGCCTCAAGCTGCGCCGCGCGGTCGTGCTGCGCGAGCACCGTCACGAGGTCGACGCGCTCTACCGCTGA
- the cpaB gene encoding Flp pilus assembly protein CpaB, producing the protein MDRRKVLLVVAAVVAALGTVLVFLYVRGADDRAEQRFETVEVLRAVAPIEPGEAIEAAAQAGKLKLQPVPQEALLTGYQTSIEGLAGTVALTRVYPGEQIISSRFGGASAAASSTLPIPEGMLAISVNLSDTARVAGFVQPGSQVAVFHSGVDPQSQQPYTRQLLERVQVLGVGSTTPVSTTTTTQDGAQTTEQLPRTLITLALDKRDAQKVMFASSAGELGFALLTESSKLPADRGVTAADLFRS; encoded by the coding sequence ATGGATCGACGCAAGGTCCTGCTCGTGGTCGCGGCGGTCGTCGCGGCCCTGGGCACGGTGCTCGTGTTCTTGTACGTCCGCGGCGCCGACGACCGCGCCGAGCAGCGCTTCGAGACCGTCGAGGTGCTGCGCGCCGTGGCGCCGATCGAGCCGGGCGAGGCCATCGAGGCCGCGGCCCAGGCCGGCAAGCTCAAGCTGCAGCCGGTGCCGCAGGAGGCACTGCTGACCGGCTACCAGACCAGCATCGAGGGGCTCGCCGGCACGGTGGCCCTCACCCGCGTCTACCCCGGCGAGCAGATCATCTCCTCACGCTTCGGCGGCGCCTCCGCAGCCGCGTCGAGCACGCTGCCGATCCCCGAGGGCATGCTCGCCATCTCGGTCAACCTCAGCGACACCGCGCGCGTCGCCGGCTTCGTTCAGCCCGGCTCGCAGGTCGCGGTCTTCCACAGCGGCGTCGACCCGCAGAGCCAGCAGCCCTACACCCGCCAGCTGCTCGAGCGGGTGCAGGTGCTCGGCGTCGGCTCGACCACGCCGGTCTCGACCACGACCACCACGCAGGACGGCGCCCAGACCACCGAGCAGCTGCCCCGCACCCTCATCACGCTCGCGCTCGACAAGCGCGACGCCCAGAAGGTGATGTTCGCCAGCAGTGCCGGCGAGCTCGGCTTCGCGCTGCTCACCGAGTCCAGCAAGCTGCCGGCCGACCGCGGCGTGACCGCGGCCGACCTCTTCCGCAGCTGA
- a CDS encoding AAA family ATPase: MPVVVDTDTQVLDKLLTALPPGGHALDDLALLDAWLAHRPDEYVVVLGASLPLDAALATCEELRLSRPTTSVVLVREQVDTATLTRAMHAGVRDVVPREDVAAVSAAVERARQLWAALRGTEGVVTTGKVVTVFSPKGGVGKTTVAVNLALALADRGTRRVCVVDLDLAFGDVAITLQLFPTHTIEHAVGGEHALDFALAESLLTRHEDAVMVLAAPSLPDARDRVTPVLVAKMLRTLKEHFDFVVVDTAPAFDEQTLTALDETDECVVVATLDVPTLKNVKVALETLDMLHAAVGHRHLLLNRADDAVGIDPAKVEAILGMPVSARISTDTGIAAATNAGRPIVLAQPEHPASRAVRTLATTVGGASVAAPAATGSGTGHETERARRFRIRR; this comes from the coding sequence ATGCCCGTCGTCGTCGACACCGACACCCAGGTCCTCGACAAGCTGCTCACCGCGCTGCCGCCGGGCGGCCACGCGCTCGACGACCTCGCCCTGCTCGACGCCTGGCTGGCGCACCGCCCCGACGAGTACGTCGTGGTGCTGGGCGCCTCGCTCCCCCTCGACGCCGCGCTCGCGACGTGCGAGGAGCTGCGCCTGAGCCGGCCGACCACGTCGGTCGTGCTGGTGCGCGAGCAGGTCGACACCGCGACCCTCACCCGCGCCATGCACGCGGGCGTGCGCGACGTCGTCCCCCGCGAGGACGTCGCGGCCGTGAGCGCCGCCGTCGAGCGGGCGCGCCAGCTGTGGGCCGCGCTGCGCGGCACCGAGGGCGTGGTCACCACCGGCAAGGTCGTCACCGTCTTCTCCCCCAAGGGCGGGGTCGGCAAGACCACCGTGGCGGTCAACCTGGCCCTGGCGCTGGCCGACCGCGGCACCCGCCGGGTCTGCGTCGTCGACCTCGACCTCGCCTTCGGCGACGTCGCCATCACGCTGCAGCTCTTCCCGACCCACACCATCGAGCACGCCGTGGGCGGTGAGCACGCGCTCGACTTCGCGCTGGCCGAGTCGTTGCTGACCCGTCACGAGGACGCCGTCATGGTGCTGGCGGCGCCGAGCCTGCCCGACGCCCGCGACCGGGTCACCCCGGTGCTGGTGGCGAAGATGCTGCGCACACTGAAGGAGCACTTCGACTTCGTCGTCGTCGACACCGCGCCCGCCTTCGACGAGCAGACCCTCACCGCCCTCGACGAGACCGACGAGTGCGTCGTCGTGGCCACCCTCGACGTGCCCACGCTGAAGAACGTCAAGGTCGCCCTCGAGACCCTCGACATGCTTCACGCCGCGGTGGGCCACCGCCACCTGCTGCTCAACCGCGCCGACGACGCGGTCGGCATCGACCCGGCGAAGGTCGAGGCGATCCTCGGCATGCCCGTGAGCGCCCGGATCTCGACCGACACCGGCATCGCGGCCGCCACCAACGCCGGCCGCCCGATCGTGCTGGCCCAGCCCGAGCACCCCGCCAGCCGCGCCGTGCGCACCCTCGCGACCACCGTCGGCGGCGCCAGCGTCGCGGCGCCGGCCGCGACCGGCTCGGGCACCGGCCACGAGACCGAGCGGGCCCGCCGCTTCCGGATCCGGCGGTGA
- a CDS encoding CpaF family protein — protein sequence MSTLADRLRAARGSGADATTTAPGDQPAAAAPAPTAAAAPAVPTAPVASAAPAAPSELAPAAERLARASAPLAERTGRDAESGLGARRTLATQSVGRVEDLKASVHTELLQQLGPQLYDANMDATELESRVRAVLADVLAGQDRPLSSGDRARVTQEISDDILGYGPIEPYLRDEDVSEVMVNGHDNIWLEKKGRLVAADATFADEAHLRRTIDKIVSRIGRRVDESSPMVDARLPDGSRVNAVIPPLAIDGSALTIRKFATDPLTVDDLIRFGSLSPRTADFLEACVRGRLNIFVSGSTGAGKTTTLNVLSSFIPADERIVTIEDAAELQLKQEHVVRLESRPANIEGKGAVTIRDLVKNSLRMRPDRIIVGEVRDASALDMLQAMNTGHDGSICTLHSNGPRDTLSRMETMVLMAGMDLPVRAIREQVASAVDLIVHQTRFKDGTRRITHLTEVERMEGDVITLQDIFVFDHGAGFDAEGRSRGTLRSTGLRPKFLEKMAHANVTVDPMLFATDGR from the coding sequence GTGAGCACCCTCGCCGACCGCCTCCGAGCCGCGCGCGGCAGCGGCGCGGACGCCACCACCACCGCACCCGGGGACCAGCCCGCCGCGGCGGCTCCCGCCCCGACGGCAGCGGCCGCACCGGCAGTGCCCACCGCACCGGTCGCGTCGGCCGCACCGGCTGCTCCGAGCGAGCTCGCCCCCGCCGCCGAGCGGCTCGCACGCGCCTCCGCCCCCCTGGCCGAGCGCACGGGCCGCGACGCCGAGAGCGGCCTCGGCGCGCGGCGTACGCTCGCGACGCAGTCGGTCGGGCGGGTCGAGGACCTCAAGGCCAGCGTCCACACCGAGCTGCTCCAGCAGCTCGGGCCGCAGCTCTACGACGCCAACATGGACGCCACCGAGCTCGAGTCGCGGGTGCGCGCCGTCCTCGCCGACGTGCTCGCCGGCCAGGACCGCCCGCTCAGCAGCGGCGACCGTGCCCGGGTCACCCAGGAGATCAGCGACGACATCCTGGGCTACGGCCCGATCGAGCCCTACCTGCGCGACGAGGACGTCTCGGAGGTGATGGTCAACGGCCACGACAACATCTGGCTGGAGAAGAAGGGGCGGCTGGTCGCCGCCGACGCGACCTTCGCCGACGAGGCCCACCTGCGGCGCACCATCGACAAGATCGTCTCGCGCATCGGCCGCCGCGTCGACGAGTCGAGCCCCATGGTCGACGCCCGCCTGCCGGACGGCAGCCGCGTCAACGCCGTCATCCCGCCGCTGGCCATCGACGGCTCGGCGCTGACGATCCGCAAGTTCGCCACCGACCCGCTGACCGTCGACGACCTGATCCGCTTCGGCTCGCTCTCGCCGCGCACGGCCGACTTCCTCGAGGCGTGCGTGCGCGGGCGGCTCAACATCTTCGTCTCCGGGAGCACCGGCGCGGGCAAGACGACGACGCTGAACGTGCTGTCGTCCTTCATCCCGGCCGACGAGCGGATCGTCACCATCGAGGACGCCGCGGAGCTGCAGCTGAAGCAGGAGCACGTGGTGCGCCTGGAGTCGCGCCCGGCCAACATCGAGGGCAAGGGCGCGGTGACCATCCGCGACCTGGTGAAGAACAGCCTGCGCATGCGGCCCGACCGGATCATCGTCGGCGAGGTCCGCGACGCCTCGGCGCTCGACATGCTGCAGGCGATGAACACCGGTCACGACGGCTCCATCTGCACGCTGCACTCCAACGGCCCGCGCGACACCCTCTCGCGCATGGAGACGATGGTGCTGATGGCGGGCATGGACCTGCCGGTGCGCGCCATCCGCGAGCAGGTGGCCTCCGCGGTCGACCTGATCGTCCACCAGACCCGCTTCAAGGACGGCACGCGCCGCATCACCCACCTCACCGAGGTGGAGCGGATGGAGGGCGACGTCATCACGCTGCAGGACATCTTCGTCTTCGACCACGGTGCGGGCTTCGACGCCGAGGGCCGGTCGCGCGGCACGCTGCGCTCCACCGGCCTGCGCCCGAAGTTCCTGGAGAAGATGGCGCACGCCAACGTCACGGTCGACCCGATGCTGTTCGCGACGGACGGGCGCTGA